Proteins encoded within one genomic window of Halocatena marina:
- a CDS encoding RNA polymerase Rpb4 family protein: MTIFKEKLEEEHLTVSEVKELLADIEMERATDEEREMRYELARAIEHVNQFSELSASDSRELVSELQELEKVNEATAFKIADLLPQTRDELRSVYAQERYSLSGDELDDVLDVVAKYV; this comes from the coding sequence ATGACGATATTCAAAGAGAAACTCGAAGAAGAACATCTCACGGTCTCGGAGGTCAAAGAGCTGCTCGCGGATATCGAGATGGAACGCGCGACGGACGAAGAGCGTGAAATGCGCTATGAGCTTGCGCGAGCTATCGAACACGTCAATCAGTTCTCAGAACTGAGTGCGAGTGACTCACGCGAGCTTGTCTCGGAGCTACAAGAGCTTGAGAAGGTGAACGAAGCGACCGCATTCAAGATCGCTGATCTCCTTCCGCAGACGCGCGATGAGCTCCGTTCCGTATATGCACAAGAACGCTACTCGTTGTCTGGCGACGAACTCGATGACGTTCTCGATGTCGTCGCAAAGTACGTCTGA
- a CDS encoding elongation factor 1-beta, which produces MGKVAANLKVMPESPDIDLDVLQERLEDSLPEGAKINGFERDDVAFGLVALVPTVIVPDDAGGTEAVEDAFEGTEGVESVSVKNVGRI; this is translated from the coding sequence ATGGGAAAAGTTGCAGCAAATCTGAAAGTCATGCCGGAAAGCCCCGATATCGACCTCGACGTGCTCCAAGAGCGACTCGAAGACTCGCTTCCAGAGGGCGCGAAGATCAACGGTTTCGAGCGCGATGATGTCGCGTTCGGGCTTGTTGCGCTTGTGCCAACCGTCATCGTTCCCGATGACGCAGGAGGCACCGAAGCCGTCGAAGACGCCTTCGAGGGCACCGAGGGCGTCGAGAGTGTTTCTGTAAAGAACGTCGGGCGAATTTAG
- a CDS encoding transcriptional regulator produces MVHSCRNCKRTFTTKLELELHRDTCTDSQLFCECCGERFAERRATKDGWHYECPNDDCEGSGIEDDLHRVRDAISVTQ; encoded by the coding sequence ATGGTTCACAGTTGCAGGAACTGCAAGCGGACGTTCACGACGAAGCTCGAACTTGAACTTCACCGCGATACGTGCACCGATTCGCAGTTGTTCTGCGAGTGCTGTGGTGAGCGCTTTGCGGAGCGACGGGCCACAAAAGACGGGTGGCACTACGAGTGTCCGAATGATGATTGTGAAGGGAGTGGAATCGAAGACGACTTACATCGAGTACGAGACGCGATTTCTGTCACTCAATAA
- a CDS encoding aldo/keto reductase: protein MEYTTLGDTGMTVSRICLGCMSFGTSDWREWVLDEEAGTELIERALDLGINFFDTANMYSRGESERILGDALAGRKDEQVIATKGYFQMDDSDPNSGGLSRKAIEQQLDASRERLGVDTIDLYQIHRWDDETPIETTMRALDDAVRREKVRYIGASSMWTHQLAKSRHTSDRHGLEQFMTMQNHYNLLYREEEREMLPYCENQGLAVIPWSPLARGYLTRPHEESETTARGQADSHARDHPYFDGGGREINERVQQIAEDEGATMAQIGLSWLLEKDWVTAPIVGTTSIEHLEEAVEALDITLSGSDMEFLEEPYEPLPVSGHS from the coding sequence ATGGAGTATACAACGCTCGGTGATACCGGGATGACTGTGAGCCGGATCTGTCTCGGTTGCATGAGCTTCGGGACGAGCGATTGGCGCGAGTGGGTGCTCGATGAAGAGGCAGGGACCGAGTTAATCGAGCGGGCTCTCGACCTCGGGATCAACTTCTTCGATACGGCGAATATGTACTCACGCGGTGAATCAGAGCGTATCCTCGGTGATGCACTTGCTGGTCGTAAAGACGAGCAAGTGATCGCAACGAAAGGATACTTTCAGATGGACGATTCGGACCCGAATTCGGGCGGGCTTTCGCGCAAAGCCATCGAGCAACAGCTGGACGCGAGCCGCGAACGACTCGGCGTGGACACCATCGATCTTTATCAGATCCATCGCTGGGACGACGAGACACCGATTGAGACGACGATGCGTGCGCTCGATGACGCTGTTCGCCGCGAGAAGGTGCGCTACATCGGCGCGAGTTCGATGTGGACCCACCAACTCGCAAAATCAAGACACACGAGCGATCGTCACGGATTGGAGCAGTTCATGACAATGCAGAACCACTACAATCTGCTCTACCGCGAGGAGGAACGGGAGATGCTACCGTACTGCGAAAATCAGGGTCTCGCTGTCATTCCGTGGAGTCCACTCGCTCGAGGATATCTCACCCGGCCCCACGAGGAAAGCGAGACGACAGCACGAGGGCAGGCAGATAGTCACGCAAGAGACCATCCCTACTTCGATGGGGGCGGTCGAGAAATCAACGAGCGTGTTCAGCAAATTGCTGAAGACGAAGGGGCAACGATGGCACAGATCGGTCTCTCGTGGCTCCTCGAGAAAGATTGGGTCACCGCGCCAATTGTTGGAACAACGAGTATCGAACACCTCGAAGAAGCCGTCGAAGCACTTGACATCACGCTATCCGGCAGCGATATGGAATTTCTAGAAGAGCCATACGAACCGCTGCCGGTCTCTGGTCATTCCTAA
- a CDS encoding 5-methyltetrahydropteroyltriglutamate--homocysteine methyltransferase: protein MTNVVAATPGLFPLPDWAKVELSDLKGHQKGDLIDGDEGPKIESVYERARTEVIERQQEAGLDRIVEGQLRWDDMLAHPLTVHENVETHGIVRYYDNNNFYREPVVTGELTASGDMAADLEQASDIEGQQGVIPGPYSLSTLATDTYYGDEFLTAVADFLAGELEGFPEIETLFVLEPSLVEEPPNSEDGEDRAASEAIDTVAQAIDTDVVVHTYFGALSEKMHAHLLDADIDAVGYDFVTDHEDSLYNINEYGTKDDIALGVVDGQNTNVEDAATIRERIEWVQDNTPAADFETVYATTNTGLFYLPTNRFETKLDALAEAAALAEEVTA, encoded by the coding sequence ATGACAAATGTAGTGGCGGCCACACCGGGACTGTTCCCACTTCCCGATTGGGCGAAAGTGGAGCTATCCGACCTGAAAGGCCATCAGAAGGGCGATCTCATCGATGGTGATGAGGGACCCAAGATCGAATCTGTGTACGAACGCGCTCGTACCGAAGTAATCGAGCGCCAGCAGGAAGCTGGACTTGACCGTATTGTCGAGGGACAGTTGCGCTGGGATGACATGCTTGCCCACCCACTGACCGTCCACGAGAACGTCGAGACACACGGGATCGTCCGGTACTACGATAACAACAACTTTTATCGTGAGCCAGTCGTGACCGGCGAGTTGACTGCAAGCGGTGACATGGCTGCCGATCTCGAACAGGCCAGTGACATCGAAGGACAACAAGGAGTCATCCCAGGACCGTACTCGCTCTCGACGCTCGCAACGGACACCTACTATGGTGATGAATTCCTGACCGCAGTGGCCGATTTCCTCGCGGGTGAACTCGAAGGGTTCCCTGAGATTGAAACGTTGTTTGTTCTCGAACCATCGCTCGTAGAGGAGCCACCGAACTCAGAAGATGGAGAAGACAGGGCGGCGAGCGAGGCAATCGATACCGTCGCACAAGCAATCGATACGGACGTCGTCGTCCACACCTACTTTGGTGCGCTTTCCGAGAAGATGCACGCGCACTTACTCGACGCCGACATCGACGCCGTCGGATACGACTTCGTGACCGACCACGAGGACTCACTGTACAATATCAACGAGTACGGGACAAAAGACGACATCGCACTTGGTGTTGTCGACGGACAGAACACTAACGTTGAGGACGCGGCGACGATCCGCGAACGGATCGAGTGGGTGCAGGACAACACGCCGGCAGCTGACTTCGAGACAGTGTATGCGACGACGAACACGGGACTATTCTACCTCCCGACGAATCGCTTCGAGACCAAATTGGACGCTCTCGCCGAGGCAGCAGCCCTCGCTGAGGAGGTGACAGCATGA
- a CDS encoding methionine synthase has translation MTDTREQFRPPNHPNDHFLLTTVVGSYPKPKWLHRVRDLYTGEIDCDEEFGDDHWNETADDAARLITNEHERSGLDVVVDGEMRRNEMVEYFAHRIDGYEFNGPVKVWGHNYFDKPSITSEVEYDEPWLVDEFAFTDEVAERPVKVPITGPYTLANWSFNETEKTEGELAYDIAELVNTEIEKLVEAGARYIQIDEPALATTPDDHTIVGECLTAIAEGIPENVRLGLHVCYGDYSRIYPEILDYPVHEYDLELANGDYEQLHVFKEHEFTKDLAMGVVDAHTASVESVAEIKANIKKGLEVVPPERLTVSPDCGLKLLPREIAYGKMDNMVTAAREIEQELDEGTIEVQATVASADD, from the coding sequence ATGACAGACACACGCGAGCAGTTCAGACCACCGAATCACCCGAACGATCACTTTCTGTTAACCACCGTTGTGGGAAGCTATCCCAAGCCGAAGTGGCTCCATCGTGTTCGTGATCTCTACACGGGAGAGATCGACTGCGATGAGGAGTTCGGCGACGATCATTGGAACGAGACTGCAGACGACGCTGCTCGTCTCATCACGAATGAACACGAGCGAAGCGGGTTGGACGTGGTCGTCGACGGCGAGATGCGGCGCAACGAGATGGTCGAGTACTTCGCCCACCGCATCGATGGCTACGAGTTCAACGGCCCGGTCAAGGTGTGGGGACACAACTACTTCGATAAACCGAGTATCACAAGCGAGGTTGAATACGACGAACCGTGGCTGGTCGATGAGTTCGCGTTCACAGATGAGGTCGCCGAGCGCCCGGTAAAGGTACCCATCACAGGACCGTACACGCTCGCAAACTGGAGCTTCAACGAGACCGAAAAGACGGAGGGAGAGCTTGCATACGACATCGCCGAACTGGTAAACACCGAAATCGAGAAGCTCGTCGAGGCGGGTGCTCGGTACATCCAGATCGACGAACCTGCGCTTGCGACCACACCGGACGATCACACCATCGTCGGTGAGTGTCTCACCGCAATTGCGGAGGGGATTCCAGAGAACGTTCGTCTCGGGTTGCACGTCTGCTATGGAGACTACTCGCGTATCTACCCCGAGATCCTCGACTATCCGGTCCACGAGTACGATCTCGAACTCGCTAACGGTGACTACGAGCAACTGCACGTGTTCAAAGAACACGAGTTCACGAAGGATCTTGCGATGGGCGTCGTCGATGCACACACGGCCTCGGTCGAATCCGTCGCAGAGATCAAAGCGAACATCAAGAAAGGACTGGAGGTCGTCCCACCAGAACGGCTCACAGTGAGCCCTGACTGCGGTCTGAAACTGCTCCCACGCGAGATCGCGTACGGTAAGATGGACAATATGGTGACCGCGGCCCGCGAAATCGAACAGGAACTCGACGAGGGCACCATCGAAGTCCAAGCGACGGTCGCAAGCGCGGACGACTGA
- a CDS encoding tyrosine--tRNA ligase, with the protein MDTAERRALITRYTEEVVTEEELDDVLSREEPSVYIGYAPTGEMHIGHYTTIRKLADFIRAGFDVTVLIADLHAHLDDEKSPFDLLDARSEYYQTAIEAMIETAGASPDRLTFVRGSEFELDREYSLELLQMATDTTISRAQRAGSEVVRQSDNPKLGGLLYTLMQSLDVAALEADIAYGGIDQRGIYMLSREILPDRGYEKPLCVFAPLLSGLTGGKMSASEAASKVNLTDDADEITNKLNKAYCPQGEVEDNGVLEYVRFLVFPMLEARDESFDIERPEKFGGDLTYESYTELEADFVNEELHPQDLKNAAATYIADIVAPVGERLLGESDLLKAAYPDAYE; encoded by the coding sequence ATGGACACCGCCGAGCGGCGGGCACTGATAACCCGCTACACGGAGGAGGTCGTTACCGAGGAGGAGCTCGACGATGTGTTGAGCCGTGAAGAGCCGAGTGTCTACATCGGCTACGCGCCGACTGGTGAGATGCATATCGGTCACTATACCACCATCCGCAAGCTTGCGGATTTCATCCGTGCCGGGTTCGATGTGACGGTTCTGATTGCGGATCTCCACGCGCACCTCGATGACGAGAAAAGCCCGTTCGATCTGCTCGATGCCAGATCGGAGTACTATCAGACGGCGATCGAGGCGATGATCGAGACCGCAGGCGCAAGTCCTGATCGTCTCACGTTCGTTCGGGGAAGCGAGTTCGAGCTCGACAGAGAATATTCGCTCGAACTCCTTCAGATGGCGACCGACACGACGATCAGCCGCGCACAGCGCGCCGGAAGCGAAGTCGTTCGCCAGAGTGACAACCCGAAACTCGGGGGACTGCTCTACACGCTGATGCAGTCGCTCGACGTTGCAGCACTCGAAGCCGACATCGCGTACGGTGGTATTGACCAGCGCGGTATCTACATGCTCTCGCGAGAGATACTCCCTGATCGAGGATACGAGAAACCGCTGTGTGTCTTTGCACCGCTTCTCTCGGGATTGACAGGGGGCAAGATGAGCGCTTCTGAAGCCGCTTCGAAAGTGAATCTCACGGACGATGCCGACGAGATCACGAACAAGTTGAACAAGGCATACTGTCCGCAAGGAGAAGTCGAAGACAACGGGGTGCTCGAATACGTGCGATTCCTTGTGTTCCCGATGCTTGAGGCACGCGACGAATCGTTCGACATCGAACGTCCGGAGAAGTTCGGTGGCGACCTCACGTACGAGAGCTACACAGAACTAGAAGCGGACTTCGTCAACGAAGAGCTTCACCCACAGGATCTGAAGAACGCGGCGGCAACGTATATCGCCGACATTGTCGCACCTGTCGGCGAACGACTACTCGGTGAATCTGATCTCCTCAAAGCGGCCTATCCGGACGCATACGAATAG
- a CDS encoding SRPBCC family protein, protein MTLGVQRTPDGYRVEVSRYIDAPREVLWDLLTDTTRWPDWGPSVEEVVYPDRYIRRGERGRVRVSDGLGGVWVPFQITSCADYRWTWSVSPPTLGLGAFDLAPRVPATGHRVERTPPYVERECDPSRTRHQSTQSATDSSRVVFEIPPLAAGYAIICERALIKLDRIAARETVGEK, encoded by the coding sequence ATGACGCTTGGCGTCCAACGGACCCCCGACGGATATCGTGTCGAAGTTTCCCGATATATCGATGCGCCACGAGAGGTGCTCTGGGATCTGCTCACGGACACGACTCGCTGGCCTGACTGGGGACCCTCCGTCGAGGAAGTGGTGTATCCCGATCGGTATATTCGACGTGGGGAGCGTGGGCGAGTGCGGGTAAGTGATGGTCTCGGTGGTGTCTGGGTCCCGTTCCAGATTACATCGTGCGCTGACTATCGCTGGACGTGGTCAGTCAGTCCGCCGACTCTCGGTCTCGGTGCGTTCGATCTCGCACCCCGCGTCCCGGCAACAGGTCACCGTGTTGAGCGTACGCCCCCGTACGTAGAACGTGAGTGTGATCCATCTCGCACTCGCCACCAGTCAACACAATCAGCGACAGACAGCTCTCGTGTCGTGTTCGAAATTCCACCCTTGGCTGCTGGCTACGCTATTATCTGTGAACGTGCACTCATCAAACTCGACCGGATTGCGGCGCGTGAAACAGTCGGTGAGAAATGA
- a CDS encoding DUF655 domain-containing protein, which produces MSDAEDRESSPAVVLDYLPHGRPDDDRPQYKKPSLVHAVQQDTFQLVECVLADDANVSIGDWVDLDGESIETVRELSFEQLTSGAHSELEYAIQAIIDDDEQRFVDYYNDAQPITLRLHQLNLLPGIGKKLRNNILEARKRQPFKDFEDLEERVSGLHSPREILAERIHEELREEDLKYRSFVSGG; this is translated from the coding sequence ATGAGTGATGCCGAGGACAGAGAGTCGAGTCCTGCTGTCGTCCTGGACTACCTCCCGCATGGGCGACCCGATGATGATCGTCCCCAGTATAAGAAACCGTCTCTCGTTCACGCGGTACAGCAAGATACTTTCCAGCTTGTCGAATGCGTGCTTGCAGACGATGCAAACGTATCGATTGGTGATTGGGTAGACCTCGATGGTGAGAGTATCGAAACCGTCCGCGAACTCTCATTCGAGCAACTCACGTCCGGTGCACACTCCGAACTCGAATACGCGATTCAAGCGATTATCGACGACGACGAGCAGCGGTTCGTCGATTACTACAATGACGCGCAACCGATTACGCTCCGGCTCCACCAACTCAATCTCTTGCCTGGAATTGGTAAGAAGCTCCGGAATAATATCTTAGAAGCGAGAAAGCGCCAGCCATTCAAAGACTTTGAAGATCTCGAAGAGCGCGTTTCGGGCTTGCACAGCCCTCGGGAGATTCTCGCCGAACGGATTCACGAGGAACTTCGAGAAGAGGACCTGAAATACCGCTCGTTCGTTAGCGGAGGATAG
- a CDS encoding HemK2/MTQ2 family protein methyltransferase: MTVSDLRDRRETEQVYQPAEDSHLLATTVIERIESDECVLDVGTGSGYVAATVREKTNATVVGTDINPHACEQAREHGVTVVRTDLVSGICGPFDVVLFNPPYLPTDPEHEWDDWMEYALSGGPDGRSVINPFLDDLSTVLDANGRGYLLVSTLSGLDAVRERAQSNGFETKIVAEDSIPFETLVVMKITTKH; this comes from the coding sequence GTGACCGTGAGTGACTTGCGCGACCGTCGTGAGACAGAGCAAGTGTATCAGCCTGCCGAAGATTCACACCTGCTTGCCACGACTGTTATCGAACGCATCGAGTCCGACGAGTGCGTTCTCGACGTCGGCACCGGCTCGGGGTACGTTGCAGCCACCGTTCGTGAAAAAACGAACGCAACCGTGGTCGGGACGGATATTAACCCACACGCGTGTGAACAGGCCAGAGAGCATGGAGTCACTGTCGTTCGCACGGATCTCGTGTCGGGGATTTGTGGCCCGTTCGATGTCGTCCTCTTCAATCCACCCTATCTCCCGACTGATCCGGAGCACGAGTGGGACGATTGGATGGAGTACGCGCTATCGGGCGGGCCCGACGGACGATCCGTCATCAACCCGTTTCTCGACGACCTGAGCACAGTGCTCGATGCGAACGGCCGTGGATATCTCCTCGTGAGCACGCTCTCTGGTCTCGATGCCGTGCGCGAACGCGCACAGAGTAATGGATTCGAAACAAAAATCGTCGCCGAAGATTCCATTCCGTTCGAAACGCTGGTCGTCATGAAAATTACCACGAAACATTAG
- a CDS encoding 50S ribosomal protein L21e has product MPSSNGPLHSTRNKLSNDPRERGTSPPQARVEQFEVGEKVHLKIDPSVPEGRFHPRFNGNTGEVLGKQGRAFKVQITDGGMEKTLISRPAHLRRQR; this is encoded by the coding sequence ATGCCGAGTTCCAATGGTCCTTTACACAGTACGCGGAACAAGCTCTCGAACGATCCTCGTGAACGAGGTACCTCGCCACCACAAGCGAGAGTCGAGCAGTTTGAGGTCGGTGAGAAAGTACACCTGAAGATTGACCCGAGCGTCCCCGAGGGACGGTTCCACCCACGCTTTAACGGTAACACGGGGGAGGTTCTCGGGAAGCAAGGGAGAGCGTTCAAAGTCCAGATCACCGATGGTGGGATGGAGAAGACGCTCATTTCCCGTCCAGCTCATCTCCGACGGCAGCGATGA
- a CDS encoding zinc ribbon domain-containing protein, whose amino-acid sequence MTAVCIRSVGAYAPAFRIEAEEIAEVWGRFEARNIESKAVPDADEDALTMAASACRRALEAAEIDGNDVEWLGFATTTPPLAEEELTPRLASMLGISERAHLQTFTGSTRAGTRAIHSAPSACTALVVASDCPRGEPDDARGHAAGAGAAAFVLDPNGAGSVVEHSEYAAPYPGTRFRRTGSNHIEGIDVTKYERQAFTETLSKAAEAVTADGVTAAAVQAPDGSRPYRAASTLGVERTTIHECATVHELGDTGAASVPLSLARAIDDGHETVLAAAFGSGAGADVLRIEVNGAIPCDCSLTGDRILTYSASLRQQGEITSSGLDTGAAYVSIPSWQRSLPQRHRLVAGRCPDCGALTFPPEGACSGCQMLVEYDPIELWGPGTIETVTEIEQGGAPPEFAAQQARSGSFGVAIIRFERAGERVSLPGQLIEAAAVGDRVVPVIRRVYTQEGIPRYGTKFIPEIR is encoded by the coding sequence ATGACTGCTGTTTGCATCCGCTCGGTCGGCGCATACGCGCCCGCATTTCGTATCGAAGCCGAGGAAATAGCCGAGGTGTGGGGTCGTTTCGAAGCACGGAACATCGAATCGAAGGCTGTTCCGGACGCGGACGAAGACGCATTGACGATGGCGGCGAGTGCTTGTCGGCGGGCACTCGAAGCAGCGGAGATCGACGGAAATGACGTCGAGTGGCTCGGATTCGCCACCACAACACCACCGCTCGCGGAGGAGGAGCTGACGCCGCGGCTCGCGTCGATGCTCGGCATTTCCGAGCGAGCACACCTCCAGACGTTTACAGGAAGCACGCGTGCTGGAACACGGGCGATTCACTCGGCACCCTCTGCGTGTACAGCGCTCGTCGTCGCGTCGGACTGTCCCCGTGGTGAACCGGACGATGCGCGCGGGCACGCGGCAGGTGCGGGTGCAGCCGCGTTCGTGCTCGATCCGAACGGGGCTGGGTCCGTCGTCGAGCACAGTGAATACGCCGCGCCGTATCCCGGAACCCGCTTTCGGCGGACTGGAAGCAACCATATCGAGGGAATCGACGTTACGAAGTACGAGCGCCAAGCGTTCACTGAAACGCTCTCGAAGGCGGCCGAAGCGGTGACTGCTGACGGTGTGACTGCAGCAGCGGTACAGGCTCCCGACGGCAGCCGTCCGTATCGGGCGGCATCGACACTCGGCGTTGAACGAACTACTATCCATGAGTGTGCAACTGTTCACGAGTTGGGCGATACGGGAGCGGCGAGTGTTCCACTCTCGCTCGCTCGTGCGATCGATGACGGACACGAGACGGTGCTTGCGGCGGCGTTCGGCAGCGGAGCGGGCGCAGATGTCCTTCGGATCGAAGTCAACGGAGCAATTCCGTGTGACTGTTCACTCACTGGTGACCGTATACTCACGTATTCGGCGTCGCTCCGTCAGCAGGGTGAGATCACATCCTCAGGACTCGATACGGGCGCAGCGTACGTCTCTATTCCGTCGTGGCAGCGGTCACTACCACAACGACATCGGCTCGTGGCAGGACGTTGTCCCGACTGCGGTGCGCTCACGTTCCCACCAGAGGGGGCCTGTTCGGGCTGTCAGATGCTGGTGGAGTACGATCCGATCGAACTGTGGGGGCCTGGAACCATCGAGACGGTGACGGAGATCGAACAAGGCGGCGCACCACCCGAATTTGCAGCACAGCAGGCGCGTTCTGGCTCGTTCGGCGTGGCAATTATCCGGTTCGAACGCGCTGGCGAGCGCGTGAGTCTCCCGGGCCAACTCATCGAAGCAGCAGCCGTCGGCGACCGTGTTGTTCCTGTCATCCGGCGTGTCTACACACAAGAGGGAATACCACGCTATGGGACGAAATTCATCCCCGAAATTCGATAA
- a CDS encoding 16S ribosomal RNA methyltransferase A, translating to MTDPSTGSARDPDALIARAGIAGDPNHDQHFLVDDRVLDRLPAYLTAPESVTAAATHHILEIGAGTGVLTDRLLRCADHVTAVERDPKLAEFLREEFEDAIAADRLTLIEGDALEIDIPDSVTASVSNLPYSVSSEIVFRLLPRSVPLVLMLQREFAERMAAEPSTSEYGRLSVTAGHYARVEIVEPVPTTAFSPQPAVESAVVRTTPRVPEYEIPNDEFFLQFVTAVFTQRRKTMRNAIRNTAHISSLDNPAAVVTAADEDLLRKRAGKLSPEKFAALARLAWNHGEPTEW from the coding sequence ATGACTGATCCATCGACTGGGTCCGCCCGTGATCCCGATGCGCTCATTGCCCGTGCTGGGATCGCTGGTGATCCGAATCACGACCAGCACTTTCTGGTCGATGATCGCGTGCTCGATCGATTGCCGGCGTATCTCACTGCGCCTGAATCGGTAACCGCAGCCGCCACGCATCACATTCTCGAAATTGGTGCGGGAACGGGTGTACTCACCGACCGCTTACTCAGATGTGCGGATCACGTGACTGCTGTCGAACGGGACCCGAAGCTCGCAGAATTCCTTCGAGAGGAGTTCGAGGACGCTATCGCAGCGGATCGGTTGACGCTCATCGAAGGTGACGCACTCGAAATAGATATTCCGGACAGTGTGACGGCGTCAGTCTCGAATCTTCCGTACAGCGTTTCGAGCGAGATCGTCTTCCGATTACTCCCGCGTTCTGTTCCCCTTGTGTTGATGCTCCAGCGAGAGTTCGCAGAGCGGATGGCAGCCGAGCCAAGCACGTCAGAGTACGGCCGCCTGTCGGTGACAGCTGGCCACTATGCGCGCGTTGAAATCGTCGAACCGGTCCCGACGACCGCGTTTTCCCCGCAACCAGCCGTCGAGAGCGCTGTCGTGCGGACGACACCCCGTGTGCCTGAGTACGAGATTCCGAACGACGAGTTTTTCTTGCAGTTCGTGACAGCGGTGTTCACTCAGCGCCGGAAGACGATGCGTAACGCAATCCGGAACACTGCACACATTTCGTCGCTCGACAATCCCGCGGCAGTCGTAACGGCGGCTGACGAGGACCTACTCAGAAAGCGTGCTGGTAAACTGTCTCCCGAAAAATTCGCGGCGCTTGCTCGCCTCGCGTGGAACCATGGCGAACCGACGGAGTGGTGA
- a CDS encoding HVO_2753 family zinc finger protein, which produces MSAEQRVKRKCTSCGINIAGMSAASFSCPDCGQQLHRCKRCRKQSNLYECPDCGFTGP; this is translated from the coding sequence ATGAGTGCAGAGCAGCGAGTGAAACGCAAGTGCACCTCCTGTGGTATCAACATCGCCGGGATGAGTGCTGCGTCGTTCAGCTGTCCAGACTGCGGACAGCAGCTCCACCGGTGCAAGCGGTGTCGAAAACAGAGTAACCTCTACGAGTGTCCGGACTGCGGATTTACGGGACCATAA